One genomic segment of Oncorhynchus kisutch isolate 150728-3 linkage group LG15, Okis_V2, whole genome shotgun sequence includes these proteins:
- the picalmb gene encoding phosphatidylinositol binding clathrin assembly protein b isoform X19 has product MSGQSITDRITAAQHSVTGSAVSKTVCKATTHEIMGPKKKHLDYLIHCTNEMNVNIPQLADSLFERTTSTSWVVVFKSLIATHHLMVYGNERFVQYLASRNTLFNLSNFLDKSGLQGYDMSTFIRRYSRYLNEKAVSYRQVAFDFTKVKRGVDGVMRTMNTEKLLKTIPIIQSQMDALLDFNVNANELTNGVINAGFMLLFKDSIRLFAAYNEGIINLLEKYFDMKKTQCKEGLDIYKKFLTRMTRISEFLKVAEQVGIDRGDIPDLSQAPSSLLEALEQHLASLEGKKVKDSTAASRASTLSNAVSSLASTGMSFTKVDEREKQAALEEEQARLKALKEQRLKELSKRPSFATTDTSPVSTTGGTISTAPAIDLFSTPSCSNGALKMESDLFDIQQTFNPSVQASSTGLPVATAWADPFTSAEAGDDSMPNLNPFLSKVVVDAAAHLPVVSSDGVSYSSRTSGHEMFGDSFCSGPVSMAQHLPHQAPYPTEPSTVACLFRGYSTASQAPPSGALQVDFESVFGAKAAGVNNIDSDDILKPTMVGSNQALCSINQLSDKLVGDDLDSSLANLVGNLGIGNGTTKNDIHWSQPGEKRLTGGSNWQPKAAPNTTWNPVSMTPPVMAYPATTPTGMVGGYGMPPQQLGSMGMMNQPNMMYNQPVMRPPNPFGSVSSAQMQFM; this is encoded by the exons ATGTCGGGGCAGAGCATTACTGACAGGATAACTGCAGCCCAGCACAGTGTAACTGGATCTGCTGTGTCGAAAACAGTATGCAAGGCCACCACACATGAAATAATGGGCCCGAAAAAGAAACATTTGGATT ACCTGATCCATTGCACCAATGAGATGAATGTGAACATTCCCCAGCTGGCTGACTCACTGTTTGAGAGGACCACCAGCACGAGCTGGGTGGTGGTCTTCAAGTCGCTCATCGCCACACACCACCTTATGGTCTACGGTAATGAG CGTTTTGTGCAGTACTTGGCTTCAAGGAACACATTATTCAACCTCAGTAATTTTTTGGACAAAAGTGGTTTACAAG gctaCGATATGTCCACATTTATCCGGAGGTACAGTCGATATCTGAATGAAAAGGCTGTGTCATACAGACAGGTTGCCTTTGACTTCACTAAAGTAAAGCGAGG GGTGGATGGGGTGATGAGGACCATGAATACAGAGAAGCTACTGAAGACCATCCCTATCATACAAAGCCAGATGGACGCCCTCCTCGACTTCAAT GTTAATGCCAATGAGCTAACAAACGGAGTGATCAATGCAGGGTTCATGCTCCTCTTCAAAGATTCCATTAGGCTTTTCGCTGCATATAACGAAGGCATCATCAACCTGCTGG AGAAGTACTTTGACATGAAGAAAACCCAGTGTAAAGAGGGCCTGGATATCTACAAGAAGTTCCTGACGCGAATGACCCGAATCTCAGAGTTCCTTAAAGTGGCAGAG CAGGTGGGGATTGATCGAGGAGACATTCCAGACCTTTCCCAG GCTCCCAGTAGCCTCCTGGAAGCTCTGGAGCAGCACCTGGCCTCTCTAGAGGGGAAGAAAGTCAAAGACTCCACTGCTGCCAGCAG GGCTAGTACTCTATCCAACGCAGTGTCCTCGCTGGCCAGTACAGGGATGTCTTTTACTAAAGTAGACGAGCGGGAGAAGCAGGCTGCTCTGGAGGAGGAACAGGCCCGTCTCAAAGCACTGAAG GAACAGAGGCTGAAGGAGCTCTCTAAGAGGCCTTCCTTCGCCACCACAGACACGTCTCCGGTCTCCACCACCGGGGGCACTATCAGCACAGCCCCGGCCATCGACCTCTTCTCCACACCCAGCTGCTCCAATGG TGCTCTGAAGATGGAGAGTGACCTGTTTGACATTCAGCAGACCTTTAACCCTTCAGTGCAGGCCAGTTCTACAGGGCTTCCTGTGGCCACGGCATGGGCAG ATCCTTTCACCTCTGCTGAAGCTGGAGATGACTCCATGCCAAATCTTAACCCTTTCCTCTCAAAAGTCGTTGTCGATGCCGCCGCTCACTTGCCTGTCGTGTCATCTGACGGTGTTAGCTATTCCTCTAGGACGTCTGGTCATGAAATGTTTGGTG ACTCCTTCTGTAGTGGTCCAGTGTCCATGGCCCAGCACCTTCCACACCAGGCTCCCTACCCCACTGAGCCCTCTACTGTAGCATGTCTATTCAGAG GGTACTCCACAGCATCACAGGCCCCCCCCTCGGGAGCACTCCAGGTGGATTTCGAGTCAGTCTTTGGAGCCAAAGCTGCTGGCGTTAACAACATTGACTCTGATG ACATCCTGAAACCCACCATGGTCGGCTCCAATCAGGCCCTGTGCTCCATCAATCAGCTGTCAGACAAACTGGTCGGAGATGACCTGGACTCCTCCCTGGCCAACCTGGTGGGCA ATCTCGGGATTGGAAATGGCACAACAAAAAA TGACATCCACTGGAGCCAGCCTGGGGAGAAGAGGCTGACTGGCGGAAGCAACTGGCAGCCCAAGGCAGCCCCAAACACCACCTGGAACCCCGTCTCCATG ACCCCCCCAGTCATGGCCTACCCTGCCACAACACCAACAGGCATGGTGGGGGGATATGGCATG
- the picalmb gene encoding phosphatidylinositol binding clathrin assembly protein b isoform X9 yields MSGQSITDRITAAQHSVTGSAVSKTVCKATTHEIMGPKKKHLDYLIHCTNEMNVNIPQLADSLFERTTSTSWVVVFKSLIATHHLMVYGNERFVQYLASRNTLFNLSNFLDKSGLQGLSLPGYDMSTFIRRYSRYLNEKAVSYRQVAFDFTKVKRGVDGVMRTMNTEKLLKTIPIIQSQMDALLDFNVNANELTNGVINAGFMLLFKDSIRLFAAYNEGIINLLEKYFDMKKTQCKEGLDIYKKFLTRMTRISEFLKVAEQVGIDRGDIPDLSQFTVCAPSSLLEALEQHLASLEGKKVKDSTAASRASTLSNAVSSLASTGMSFTKVDEREKQAALEEEQARLKALKEQRLKELSKRPSFATTDTSPVSTTGGTISTAPAIDLFSTPSCSNGALKMESDLFDIQQTFNPSVQASSTGLPVATAWADPFTSAEAGDDSMPNLNPFLSKVVVDAAAHLPVVSSDGVSYSSRTSGHEMFGDRYNPFTDTNSSVSTNYKRTVRIEHSISDSFCSGPVSMAQHLPHQAPYPTEPSTVACLFRGYSTASQAPPSGALQVDFESVFGAKAAGVNNIDSDDILKPTMVGSNQALCSINQLSDKLVGDDLDSSLANLVGNLGIGNGTTKNDIHWSQPGEKRLTGGSNWQPKAAPNTTWNPVSMTPPVMAYPATTPTGMVGGYGMPPQQLGSMGMMNQPNMMYNQPVMRPPNPFGSVSSAQMQFM; encoded by the exons ATGTCGGGGCAGAGCATTACTGACAGGATAACTGCAGCCCAGCACAGTGTAACTGGATCTGCTGTGTCGAAAACAGTATGCAAGGCCACCACACATGAAATAATGGGCCCGAAAAAGAAACATTTGGATT ACCTGATCCATTGCACCAATGAGATGAATGTGAACATTCCCCAGCTGGCTGACTCACTGTTTGAGAGGACCACCAGCACGAGCTGGGTGGTGGTCTTCAAGTCGCTCATCGCCACACACCACCTTATGGTCTACGGTAATGAG CGTTTTGTGCAGTACTTGGCTTCAAGGAACACATTATTCAACCTCAGTAATTTTTTGGACAAAAGTGGTTTACAAG gtctctctctcccaggctaCGATATGTCCACATTTATCCGGAGGTACAGTCGATATCTGAATGAAAAGGCTGTGTCATACAGACAGGTTGCCTTTGACTTCACTAAAGTAAAGCGAGG GGTGGATGGGGTGATGAGGACCATGAATACAGAGAAGCTACTGAAGACCATCCCTATCATACAAAGCCAGATGGACGCCCTCCTCGACTTCAAT GTTAATGCCAATGAGCTAACAAACGGAGTGATCAATGCAGGGTTCATGCTCCTCTTCAAAGATTCCATTAGGCTTTTCGCTGCATATAACGAAGGCATCATCAACCTGCTGG AGAAGTACTTTGACATGAAGAAAACCCAGTGTAAAGAGGGCCTGGATATCTACAAGAAGTTCCTGACGCGAATGACCCGAATCTCAGAGTTCCTTAAAGTGGCAGAG CAGGTGGGGATTGATCGAGGAGACATTCCAGACCTTTCCCAG TTCACAGTTTGT GCTCCCAGTAGCCTCCTGGAAGCTCTGGAGCAGCACCTGGCCTCTCTAGAGGGGAAGAAAGTCAAAGACTCCACTGCTGCCAGCAG GGCTAGTACTCTATCCAACGCAGTGTCCTCGCTGGCCAGTACAGGGATGTCTTTTACTAAAGTAGACGAGCGGGAGAAGCAGGCTGCTCTGGAGGAGGAACAGGCCCGTCTCAAAGCACTGAAG GAACAGAGGCTGAAGGAGCTCTCTAAGAGGCCTTCCTTCGCCACCACAGACACGTCTCCGGTCTCCACCACCGGGGGCACTATCAGCACAGCCCCGGCCATCGACCTCTTCTCCACACCCAGCTGCTCCAATGG TGCTCTGAAGATGGAGAGTGACCTGTTTGACATTCAGCAGACCTTTAACCCTTCAGTGCAGGCCAGTTCTACAGGGCTTCCTGTGGCCACGGCATGGGCAG ATCCTTTCACCTCTGCTGAAGCTGGAGATGACTCCATGCCAAATCTTAACCCTTTCCTCTCAAAAGTCGTTGTCGATGCCGCCGCTCACTTGCCTGTCGTGTCATCTGACGGTGTTAGCTATTCCTCTAGGACGTCTGGTCATGAAATGTTTGGTG ATCGTTATAATCCCTTTACTGACACAAACTCGTCCGTTTCAACCAATTACAAACGCACAGTGCGGATAGAACACTCCATCTCAG ACTCCTTCTGTAGTGGTCCAGTGTCCATGGCCCAGCACCTTCCACACCAGGCTCCCTACCCCACTGAGCCCTCTACTGTAGCATGTCTATTCAGAG GGTACTCCACAGCATCACAGGCCCCCCCCTCGGGAGCACTCCAGGTGGATTTCGAGTCAGTCTTTGGAGCCAAAGCTGCTGGCGTTAACAACATTGACTCTGATG ACATCCTGAAACCCACCATGGTCGGCTCCAATCAGGCCCTGTGCTCCATCAATCAGCTGTCAGACAAACTGGTCGGAGATGACCTGGACTCCTCCCTGGCCAACCTGGTGGGCA ATCTCGGGATTGGAAATGGCACAACAAAAAA TGACATCCACTGGAGCCAGCCTGGGGAGAAGAGGCTGACTGGCGGAAGCAACTGGCAGCCCAAGGCAGCCCCAAACACCACCTGGAACCCCGTCTCCATG ACCCCCCCAGTCATGGCCTACCCTGCCACAACACCAACAGGCATGGTGGGGGGATATGGCATG
- the picalmb gene encoding phosphatidylinositol binding clathrin assembly protein b isoform X6, protein MSGQSITDRITAAQHSVTGSAVSKTVCKATTHEIMGPKKKHLDYLIHCTNEMNVNIPQLADSLFERTTSTSWVVVFKSLIATHHLMVYGNERFVQYLASRNTLFNLSNFLDKSGLQGYDMSTFIRRYSRYLNEKAVSYRQVAFDFTKVKRGVDGVMRTMNTEKLLKTIPIIQSQMDALLDFNVNANELTNGVINAGFMLLFKDSIRLFAAYNEGIINLLEKYFDMKKTQCKEGLDIYKKFLTRMTRISEFLKVAEQVGIDRGDIPDLSQAPSSLLEALEQHLASLEGKKVKDSTAASRASTLSNAVSSLASTGMSFTKVDEREKQAALEEEQARLKALKRLKELSKRPSFATTDTSPVSTTGGTISTAPAIDLFSTPSCSNGALKMESDLFDIQQTFNPSVQASSTGLPVATAWADPFTSAEAGDDSMPNLNPFLSKVVVDAAAHLPVVSSDGVSYSSRTSGHEMFGDRYNPFTDTNSSVSTNYKRTVRIEHSISDSFCSGPVSMAQHLPHQAPYPTEPSTVACLFRGYSTASQAPPSGALQVDFESVFGAKAAGVNNIDSDDILKPTMVGSNQALCSINQLSDKLVGDDLDSSLANLVGNLGIGNGTTKNDIHWSQPGEKRLTGGSNWQPKAAPNTTWNPVSMTPPVMAYPATTPTGMVGGYGMPPQQLGSMGMMNQPNMMYNQPVMRPPNPFGSVSSAQPSAASSPSSQSPLRAPGQDPFAQLSLKDFL, encoded by the exons ATGTCGGGGCAGAGCATTACTGACAGGATAACTGCAGCCCAGCACAGTGTAACTGGATCTGCTGTGTCGAAAACAGTATGCAAGGCCACCACACATGAAATAATGGGCCCGAAAAAGAAACATTTGGATT ACCTGATCCATTGCACCAATGAGATGAATGTGAACATTCCCCAGCTGGCTGACTCACTGTTTGAGAGGACCACCAGCACGAGCTGGGTGGTGGTCTTCAAGTCGCTCATCGCCACACACCACCTTATGGTCTACGGTAATGAG CGTTTTGTGCAGTACTTGGCTTCAAGGAACACATTATTCAACCTCAGTAATTTTTTGGACAAAAGTGGTTTACAAG gctaCGATATGTCCACATTTATCCGGAGGTACAGTCGATATCTGAATGAAAAGGCTGTGTCATACAGACAGGTTGCCTTTGACTTCACTAAAGTAAAGCGAGG GGTGGATGGGGTGATGAGGACCATGAATACAGAGAAGCTACTGAAGACCATCCCTATCATACAAAGCCAGATGGACGCCCTCCTCGACTTCAAT GTTAATGCCAATGAGCTAACAAACGGAGTGATCAATGCAGGGTTCATGCTCCTCTTCAAAGATTCCATTAGGCTTTTCGCTGCATATAACGAAGGCATCATCAACCTGCTGG AGAAGTACTTTGACATGAAGAAAACCCAGTGTAAAGAGGGCCTGGATATCTACAAGAAGTTCCTGACGCGAATGACCCGAATCTCAGAGTTCCTTAAAGTGGCAGAG CAGGTGGGGATTGATCGAGGAGACATTCCAGACCTTTCCCAG GCTCCCAGTAGCCTCCTGGAAGCTCTGGAGCAGCACCTGGCCTCTCTAGAGGGGAAGAAAGTCAAAGACTCCACTGCTGCCAGCAG GGCTAGTACTCTATCCAACGCAGTGTCCTCGCTGGCCAGTACAGGGATGTCTTTTACTAAAGTAGACGAGCGGGAGAAGCAGGCTGCTCTGGAGGAGGAACAGGCCCGTCTCAAAGCACTGAAG AGGCTGAAGGAGCTCTCTAAGAGGCCTTCCTTCGCCACCACAGACACGTCTCCGGTCTCCACCACCGGGGGCACTATCAGCACAGCCCCGGCCATCGACCTCTTCTCCACACCCAGCTGCTCCAATGG TGCTCTGAAGATGGAGAGTGACCTGTTTGACATTCAGCAGACCTTTAACCCTTCAGTGCAGGCCAGTTCTACAGGGCTTCCTGTGGCCACGGCATGGGCAG ATCCTTTCACCTCTGCTGAAGCTGGAGATGACTCCATGCCAAATCTTAACCCTTTCCTCTCAAAAGTCGTTGTCGATGCCGCCGCTCACTTGCCTGTCGTGTCATCTGACGGTGTTAGCTATTCCTCTAGGACGTCTGGTCATGAAATGTTTGGTG ATCGTTATAATCCCTTTACTGACACAAACTCGTCCGTTTCAACCAATTACAAACGCACAGTGCGGATAGAACACTCCATCTCAG ACTCCTTCTGTAGTGGTCCAGTGTCCATGGCCCAGCACCTTCCACACCAGGCTCCCTACCCCACTGAGCCCTCTACTGTAGCATGTCTATTCAGAG GGTACTCCACAGCATCACAGGCCCCCCCCTCGGGAGCACTCCAGGTGGATTTCGAGTCAGTCTTTGGAGCCAAAGCTGCTGGCGTTAACAACATTGACTCTGATG ACATCCTGAAACCCACCATGGTCGGCTCCAATCAGGCCCTGTGCTCCATCAATCAGCTGTCAGACAAACTGGTCGGAGATGACCTGGACTCCTCCCTGGCCAACCTGGTGGGCA ATCTCGGGATTGGAAATGGCACAACAAAAAA TGACATCCACTGGAGCCAGCCTGGGGAGAAGAGGCTGACTGGCGGAAGCAACTGGCAGCCCAAGGCAGCCCCAAACACCACCTGGAACCCCGTCTCCATG ACCCCCCCAGTCATGGCCTACCCTGCCACAACACCAACAGGCATGGTGGGGGGATATGGCATG
- the picalmb gene encoding phosphatidylinositol binding clathrin assembly protein b isoform X1, translating into MSGQSITDRITAAQHSVTGSAVSKTVCKATTHEIMGPKKKHLDYLIHCTNEMNVNIPQLADSLFERTTSTSWVVVFKSLIATHHLMVYGNERFVQYLASRNTLFNLSNFLDKSGLQGLSLPGYDMSTFIRRYSRYLNEKAVSYRQVAFDFTKVKRGVDGVMRTMNTEKLLKTIPIIQSQMDALLDFNVNANELTNGVINAGFMLLFKDSIRLFAAYNEGIINLLEKYFDMKKTQCKEGLDIYKKFLTRMTRISEFLKVAEQVGIDRGDIPDLSQFTVCAPSSLLEALEQHLASLEGKKVKDSTAASRASTLSNAVSSLASTGMSFTKVDEREKQAALEEEQARLKALKEQRLKELSKRPSFATTDTSPVSTTGGTISTAPAIDLFSTPSCSNGALKMESDLFDIQQTFNPSVQASSTGLPVATAWADPFTSAEAGDDSMPNLNPFLSKVVVDAAAHLPVVSSDGVSYSSRTSGHEMFGDRYNPFTDTNSSVSTNYKRTVRIEHSISDSFCSGPVSMAQHLPHQAPYPTEPSTVACLFRGYSTASQAPPSGALQVDFESVFGAKAAGVNNIDSDDILKPTMVGSNQALCSINQLSDKLVGDDLDSSLANLVGNLGIGNGTTKNDIHWSQPGEKRLTGGSNWQPKAAPNTTWNPVSMTPPVMAYPATTPTGMVGGYGMPPQQLGSMGMMNQPNMMYNQPVMRPPNPFGSVSSAQPSAASSPSSQSPLRAPGQDPFAQLSLKDFL; encoded by the exons ATGTCGGGGCAGAGCATTACTGACAGGATAACTGCAGCCCAGCACAGTGTAACTGGATCTGCTGTGTCGAAAACAGTATGCAAGGCCACCACACATGAAATAATGGGCCCGAAAAAGAAACATTTGGATT ACCTGATCCATTGCACCAATGAGATGAATGTGAACATTCCCCAGCTGGCTGACTCACTGTTTGAGAGGACCACCAGCACGAGCTGGGTGGTGGTCTTCAAGTCGCTCATCGCCACACACCACCTTATGGTCTACGGTAATGAG CGTTTTGTGCAGTACTTGGCTTCAAGGAACACATTATTCAACCTCAGTAATTTTTTGGACAAAAGTGGTTTACAAG gtctctctctcccaggctaCGATATGTCCACATTTATCCGGAGGTACAGTCGATATCTGAATGAAAAGGCTGTGTCATACAGACAGGTTGCCTTTGACTTCACTAAAGTAAAGCGAGG GGTGGATGGGGTGATGAGGACCATGAATACAGAGAAGCTACTGAAGACCATCCCTATCATACAAAGCCAGATGGACGCCCTCCTCGACTTCAAT GTTAATGCCAATGAGCTAACAAACGGAGTGATCAATGCAGGGTTCATGCTCCTCTTCAAAGATTCCATTAGGCTTTTCGCTGCATATAACGAAGGCATCATCAACCTGCTGG AGAAGTACTTTGACATGAAGAAAACCCAGTGTAAAGAGGGCCTGGATATCTACAAGAAGTTCCTGACGCGAATGACCCGAATCTCAGAGTTCCTTAAAGTGGCAGAG CAGGTGGGGATTGATCGAGGAGACATTCCAGACCTTTCCCAG TTCACAGTTTGT GCTCCCAGTAGCCTCCTGGAAGCTCTGGAGCAGCACCTGGCCTCTCTAGAGGGGAAGAAAGTCAAAGACTCCACTGCTGCCAGCAG GGCTAGTACTCTATCCAACGCAGTGTCCTCGCTGGCCAGTACAGGGATGTCTTTTACTAAAGTAGACGAGCGGGAGAAGCAGGCTGCTCTGGAGGAGGAACAGGCCCGTCTCAAAGCACTGAAG GAACAGAGGCTGAAGGAGCTCTCTAAGAGGCCTTCCTTCGCCACCACAGACACGTCTCCGGTCTCCACCACCGGGGGCACTATCAGCACAGCCCCGGCCATCGACCTCTTCTCCACACCCAGCTGCTCCAATGG TGCTCTGAAGATGGAGAGTGACCTGTTTGACATTCAGCAGACCTTTAACCCTTCAGTGCAGGCCAGTTCTACAGGGCTTCCTGTGGCCACGGCATGGGCAG ATCCTTTCACCTCTGCTGAAGCTGGAGATGACTCCATGCCAAATCTTAACCCTTTCCTCTCAAAAGTCGTTGTCGATGCCGCCGCTCACTTGCCTGTCGTGTCATCTGACGGTGTTAGCTATTCCTCTAGGACGTCTGGTCATGAAATGTTTGGTG ATCGTTATAATCCCTTTACTGACACAAACTCGTCCGTTTCAACCAATTACAAACGCACAGTGCGGATAGAACACTCCATCTCAG ACTCCTTCTGTAGTGGTCCAGTGTCCATGGCCCAGCACCTTCCACACCAGGCTCCCTACCCCACTGAGCCCTCTACTGTAGCATGTCTATTCAGAG GGTACTCCACAGCATCACAGGCCCCCCCCTCGGGAGCACTCCAGGTGGATTTCGAGTCAGTCTTTGGAGCCAAAGCTGCTGGCGTTAACAACATTGACTCTGATG ACATCCTGAAACCCACCATGGTCGGCTCCAATCAGGCCCTGTGCTCCATCAATCAGCTGTCAGACAAACTGGTCGGAGATGACCTGGACTCCTCCCTGGCCAACCTGGTGGGCA ATCTCGGGATTGGAAATGGCACAACAAAAAA TGACATCCACTGGAGCCAGCCTGGGGAGAAGAGGCTGACTGGCGGAAGCAACTGGCAGCCCAAGGCAGCCCCAAACACCACCTGGAACCCCGTCTCCATG ACCCCCCCAGTCATGGCCTACCCTGCCACAACACCAACAGGCATGGTGGGGGGATATGGCATG
- the picalmb gene encoding phosphatidylinositol binding clathrin assembly protein b isoform X5 — protein MSGQSITDRITAAQHSVTGSAVSKTVCKATTHEIMGPKKKHLDYLIHCTNEMNVNIPQLADSLFERTTSTSWVVVFKSLIATHHLMVYGNERFVQYLASRNTLFNLSNFLDKSGLQGYDMSTFIRRYSRYLNEKAVSYRQVAFDFTKVKRGVDGVMRTMNTEKLLKTIPIIQSQMDALLDFNVNANELTNGVINAGFMLLFKDSIRLFAAYNEGIINLLEKYFDMKKTQCKEGLDIYKKFLTRMTRISEFLKVAEQVGIDRGDIPDLSQAPSSLLEALEQHLASLEGKKVKDSTAASRASTLSNAVSSLASTGMSFTKVDEREKQAALEEEQARLKALKEQRLKELSKRPSFATTDTSPVSTTGGTISTAPAIDLFSTPSCSNGALKMESDLFDIQQTFNPSVQASSTGLPVATAWADPFTSAEAGDDSMPNLNPFLSKVVVDAAAHLPVVSSDGVSYSSRTSGHEMFGDRYNPFTDTNSSVSTNYKRTVRIEHSISDSFCSGPVSMAQHLPHQAPYPTEPSTVACLFRGYSTASQAPPSGALQVDFESVFGAKAAGVNNIDSDDILKPTMVGSNQALCSINQLSDKLVGDDLDSSLANLVGNLGIGNGTTKNDIHWSQPGEKRLTGGSNWQPKAAPNTTWNPVSMTPPVMAYPATTPTGMVGGYGMPPQQLGSMGMMNQPNMMYNQPVMRPPNPFGSVSSAQPSAASSPSSQSPLRAPGQDPFAQLSLKDFL, from the exons ATGTCGGGGCAGAGCATTACTGACAGGATAACTGCAGCCCAGCACAGTGTAACTGGATCTGCTGTGTCGAAAACAGTATGCAAGGCCACCACACATGAAATAATGGGCCCGAAAAAGAAACATTTGGATT ACCTGATCCATTGCACCAATGAGATGAATGTGAACATTCCCCAGCTGGCTGACTCACTGTTTGAGAGGACCACCAGCACGAGCTGGGTGGTGGTCTTCAAGTCGCTCATCGCCACACACCACCTTATGGTCTACGGTAATGAG CGTTTTGTGCAGTACTTGGCTTCAAGGAACACATTATTCAACCTCAGTAATTTTTTGGACAAAAGTGGTTTACAAG gctaCGATATGTCCACATTTATCCGGAGGTACAGTCGATATCTGAATGAAAAGGCTGTGTCATACAGACAGGTTGCCTTTGACTTCACTAAAGTAAAGCGAGG GGTGGATGGGGTGATGAGGACCATGAATACAGAGAAGCTACTGAAGACCATCCCTATCATACAAAGCCAGATGGACGCCCTCCTCGACTTCAAT GTTAATGCCAATGAGCTAACAAACGGAGTGATCAATGCAGGGTTCATGCTCCTCTTCAAAGATTCCATTAGGCTTTTCGCTGCATATAACGAAGGCATCATCAACCTGCTGG AGAAGTACTTTGACATGAAGAAAACCCAGTGTAAAGAGGGCCTGGATATCTACAAGAAGTTCCTGACGCGAATGACCCGAATCTCAGAGTTCCTTAAAGTGGCAGAG CAGGTGGGGATTGATCGAGGAGACATTCCAGACCTTTCCCAG GCTCCCAGTAGCCTCCTGGAAGCTCTGGAGCAGCACCTGGCCTCTCTAGAGGGGAAGAAAGTCAAAGACTCCACTGCTGCCAGCAG GGCTAGTACTCTATCCAACGCAGTGTCCTCGCTGGCCAGTACAGGGATGTCTTTTACTAAAGTAGACGAGCGGGAGAAGCAGGCTGCTCTGGAGGAGGAACAGGCCCGTCTCAAAGCACTGAAG GAACAGAGGCTGAAGGAGCTCTCTAAGAGGCCTTCCTTCGCCACCACAGACACGTCTCCGGTCTCCACCACCGGGGGCACTATCAGCACAGCCCCGGCCATCGACCTCTTCTCCACACCCAGCTGCTCCAATGG TGCTCTGAAGATGGAGAGTGACCTGTTTGACATTCAGCAGACCTTTAACCCTTCAGTGCAGGCCAGTTCTACAGGGCTTCCTGTGGCCACGGCATGGGCAG ATCCTTTCACCTCTGCTGAAGCTGGAGATGACTCCATGCCAAATCTTAACCCTTTCCTCTCAAAAGTCGTTGTCGATGCCGCCGCTCACTTGCCTGTCGTGTCATCTGACGGTGTTAGCTATTCCTCTAGGACGTCTGGTCATGAAATGTTTGGTG ATCGTTATAATCCCTTTACTGACACAAACTCGTCCGTTTCAACCAATTACAAACGCACAGTGCGGATAGAACACTCCATCTCAG ACTCCTTCTGTAGTGGTCCAGTGTCCATGGCCCAGCACCTTCCACACCAGGCTCCCTACCCCACTGAGCCCTCTACTGTAGCATGTCTATTCAGAG GGTACTCCACAGCATCACAGGCCCCCCCCTCGGGAGCACTCCAGGTGGATTTCGAGTCAGTCTTTGGAGCCAAAGCTGCTGGCGTTAACAACATTGACTCTGATG ACATCCTGAAACCCACCATGGTCGGCTCCAATCAGGCCCTGTGCTCCATCAATCAGCTGTCAGACAAACTGGTCGGAGATGACCTGGACTCCTCCCTGGCCAACCTGGTGGGCA ATCTCGGGATTGGAAATGGCACAACAAAAAA TGACATCCACTGGAGCCAGCCTGGGGAGAAGAGGCTGACTGGCGGAAGCAACTGGCAGCCCAAGGCAGCCCCAAACACCACCTGGAACCCCGTCTCCATG ACCCCCCCAGTCATGGCCTACCCTGCCACAACACCAACAGGCATGGTGGGGGGATATGGCATG